The stretch of DNA TTCATATCGGCCCTCTTCAATGTGTCGCAGCAGCGCAATACCCGACGGTGCGCCGTCGGCGTCAGTAGAGCCGAACCGGGCCGGGCAGACAACGGGCGGAGCCGAGAGTTAACTCCAACGGGTGAAGCGGAGTGTCCGTCGGGGCAGGCCACTCGACCCCCGGTCGGCCCATGGCCGTTCAACCGAGTGCTGCGCCGCAACACTGATGCCCACTCAGCTCGTTGCCACCCACCCGGCGGTGACCGACATCATGAACTACCTCTCCGGGGCCCGCTGATCCGCGACCGGACCGGCCGTCCCCTTCCAGCGTTCACGCAGGGAATCACGCCCATGACCTCGAACGACCTGCTCTCCAGGATCACCGGTCCGGCTGACGTACGGAAGGTGCCCGCCGATCAGGTGGGCGCCCTGGCCGCCGAGATCCGACGCCTGCTCATCACCCGGGTCACTGCGGTCGGCGGGCACCTGGGTGCCAGCCTCGGCGTGGTCGAACTGACCATCGCGCTGCACCGGGTGTTCGACTCGCCGAAGGACGTCATCCTGTTCGACACCGGCCACCAGTCGTACGCCCACAAGGCGCTCACCGGCCGGGCGGAGGAGTTCACCACGCTCCGCCAGCGGGGCGGACTCTCGGGGTACCCCAGCCGGTCCGAATCGGCCCACGACTGGATCGAGAACTCCCACGCCTCGACCTCGATCGGCTACGCGGACGGCCTCTGCAAGGCATTCGCCCGCAGCGGCCAGCGCGACCGGCACGTGGTGGCCGTGATCGGGGACGGCGCCCTCGGCGGCGGGGTGGCGCTCGAGGCGTTGAACGGCCTGGCGGCCAACGAGCACCCGGCCGTGGTGGTGCTGAACGACAACGGCCGGTCCTACGATCCGTCGGTGGGCGGGCTGGCGGCCCACCTCGCGGAGCTGCGCACCGGCCGGGCGGACCGGGCCGCGAGCCTGTTCGCCGCCTTCGGGCTGGCCTACACCGGCCCGGTGGACGGGCACGACGTGCGGGCGCTGGAAGCCGTGCTCACCGAGGCCGCGCGGGCTCCGCGCAGCACGCTGGTGCACGTGGTGACCGCCAAGGGCCACGGGTACCCGCCGGCCGAGGCGGACGAGGCCGACCGGATGCACGCCTGCGGGGTCGTCTCGTCCGAGACCGGGCGGGCGCTCAAGCCCTCGGCGCCGTCCTGGACCGACGTGTTCGCGAAGGCCATGGTGGCCCAGGGCGAGCGCCGCCCCGCGCTGGTGGCCGTCACCGCCGCGATGCGGCTGCCGGTGGGCCTGGGCCCGTTCACCGAGCGGTACCCCGGCCGCGTCTTCGACGCCGGCATCGCCGAGCAGTACGCGCTGACCATGGCGGCGGGGCTGGCGACCGCCGGGCTGCAGCCGGTGGTGGCGCTCTACGCGACCTTCCTCAACCGGGCCTTCGACCAGCTGCTGCTCGATGTGGCGCTGCACCGGCTCCCGGTGGTCTTCGCGCTCGATCGCGCGGGGGTCACCGGCCCGGACGGGGCGAGCCATCACGGGTTGTGGGACCTGGCCCTGTTGGCGAGGATACCGGGGCTGCGGGTCGCGGCCCCGCGCGACCCGGCCCGCCTGGAGGAGCTGCTGGACGAGGCGCTGGAGCGCCAGCTCGGGCCCTCCGCCATCCGGTTCCCGCGTTCGACGGCCGGGCGCGACCTGCCGCAGATCAGCTCGATGAGCGGTATGGACATCCTGTGGCGCACCCCGCACGGCCGCCTGGAGGTGCTGCTGGTCGCCGTCGGCCAGACGGCCGGCCTCTGCCTGGAGGCGGCCGACCTGCTCGGTGAGCGCGAGGTGGGCGTCACGGTGGTGGACCCGCGCTGGGTGCTCCCGGTCAACCCCGCCCTGGTGCACCTGGCGGCCCGGCACCGGGTCGTCGTCGTGGTGGAGGACGGGGTGCGCAGCGGCGCGGTCGGATCGGCCGTGGCGGAGGCGGTCGAGGAGGAGGGGGTGCCCACTCCGGTGCACCGGGTGGGCCTGCCGACGGCCTTCCTGGAGCACGGCTCCAGAGAGGAGCTGCTGTCCCGGGCCGGGCTCGACGGTGCGCGGTTGGCGGCCCGGACCCGCGGCTGGCTCGCGGCTGCCCGGGCGGACCGCCGGGAGCTCCGGCGGTCGTCCAGGCAGTCGGCCGCCTGGTCGTGACACCGGGCCCGTCGGTCAGGGGGCGTCCGATCCGTCGGAGGCCCCCTCCGAGAGCAGCAGGGCCTGTTCCAGGAGGGCGTCCACGATCTGCGACTCCGGGACGGTGCGGACGATCTCGCCCTTGACGAAGATCTGGCCCTTGCCGTTGCCGGAGGAGACGCCGATGTCGGCCTCCCGGGCCTCGCCGGGGCCGTTGACGACGCAGCCCATCACCGCGACGCGCAGCGGGTGCGGGAAGCCCTCGAAGGCGGCCTGCACCCGCTCGGTCAGCCGGTAGACGTCGACCTGGGCCCGGCCGCAGGACGGGCAGGAGACGATCTCCAGGTGCCGCTCGCGCAGGCCGAGGGACTGCAGGATGCCGAGACCGGTCTTGACCTCTTCCACCGGCGGTGCGGAGAGCGAGACCCGGATGGTGTCGCCGATCCCTTCGGAGAGCAGCACGCCGAAGGCGACGGCGGATTTGATGGTGCCCTGTTGGAGCGGGCCGGCCTCGGTGACGCCCAGGTGCAGCGGGTAGTCGCAGGAGCGGGCGAGCAGGCGGTAGGCGGAGACCATGGTGACCGGATCGTG from Kitasatospora sp. MMS16-BH015 encodes:
- a CDS encoding 1-deoxy-D-xylulose-5-phosphate synthase, which produces MTSNDLLSRITGPADVRKVPADQVGALAAEIRRLLITRVTAVGGHLGASLGVVELTIALHRVFDSPKDVILFDTGHQSYAHKALTGRAEEFTTLRQRGGLSGYPSRSESAHDWIENSHASTSIGYADGLCKAFARSGQRDRHVVAVIGDGALGGGVALEALNGLAANEHPAVVVLNDNGRSYDPSVGGLAAHLAELRTGRADRAASLFAAFGLAYTGPVDGHDVRALEAVLTEAARAPRSTLVHVVTAKGHGYPPAEADEADRMHACGVVSSETGRALKPSAPSWTDVFAKAMVAQGERRPALVAVTAAMRLPVGLGPFTERYPGRVFDAGIAEQYALTMAAGLATAGLQPVVALYATFLNRAFDQLLLDVALHRLPVVFALDRAGVTGPDGASHHGLWDLALLARIPGLRVAAPRDPARLEELLDEALERQLGPSAIRFPRSTAGRDLPQISSMSGMDILWRTPHGRLEVLLVAVGQTAGLCLEAADLLGEREVGVTVVDPRWVLPVNPALVHLAARHRVVVVVEDGVRSGAVGSAVAEAVEEEGVPTPVHRVGLPTAFLEHGSREELLSRAGLDGARLAARTRGWLAAARADRRELRRSSRQSAAWS